In Chaetodon trifascialis isolate fChaTrf1 chromosome 4, fChaTrf1.hap1, whole genome shotgun sequence, one DNA window encodes the following:
- the LOC139330719 gene encoding ephrin type-B receptor 3-like isoform X8 yields MTMDYFLLLCSLLLPVVSAVEETLMDTKWATTELAWTAHPETGWEEVSGYDDAMNPIRTYQVCNVRELNQNNWLRSDFIPRKDVLRVYVEMKFTVRDCNSIPNIPGSCKETFNLFYYESDSDSATATSPFWMENPYVKVDTIAPDESFSMLESGRVNTKVRSFGPLSKAGFYLAFQDLGACMSLISVRVFYKKCSTTIANFAVFPETATGAEATSLVIAPGTCVPNALEVSVPLKLYCNGDGEWMVPVGACTCSAGFEPAMKDTQCQACSPGTFKSKQGEGLCQPCPANSRASSGASSICSCRNGYYRSDTDSPDSPCTTVPSAPRNVISSVNETSLVLEWSDPRDLGGRADIFYNVICKKCLPERGMCSRCDDNVDISPRHLGLTQRRVAVRNLQAHTQYSFEIQAVNGVSNKSPYTPQFSTVNITTNQAAPSAVPTVHLMAATASTMSLSWLPPEKPNGIILDYEIKYHEKDQGEAIAHTMTAQRSNARIEGLKAGTPYVVQVRARTVAGYGRYSSPADFSTNLQTDPPKSWQEQLPLIVGSATATLVFIIAVVVIAIVCLRKQRNGSESEYTEKLQQYKSPIVTPGMKVYIDPFTYEDPNEAVREFAKEIDVSCVKIEEVIGAGEFGEVCRGRLKLPGRREIIVAIKTLKVGYTDRQRRDFLSEASIMGQFDHPNIIRLEGVVTKSRPVMIVTEFMENGALDSFLRLNDGQFTVIQLVGMLRGIAAGMKYLSDMNYVHRDLAARNILVNSNLVCKVSDFGLSRFLEDDPTDPTYTSSLGGKIPIRWTAPEAIAYRKFTSASDVWSYGIVMWEVMSYGERPYWDMSNQDVINAVEQDYRLPPPMDCPTALHQLMLDCWVKERNLRPKFTQIVATLDKLIRNAASLKVVTNSTQSTGVSQPLLDRCVPDYTTFTTVGDWLDAIKMSRYRDNFVNAGFASFDLVAQMTAEDLLRIGVTLAGHQKKILGSIQDMRLQMNQTLPVQV; encoded by the exons AGACGCTGATGGACACAAAGTGGGCCACGACAGAATTAGCTTGGACTGCACACCCTGAGACCGGG TGGGAAGAGGTGAGTGGCTACGATGACGCCATGAATCCCATCCGGACATACCAAGTCTGCAATGTACGTGAGCTCAACCAGAACAATTGGCTACGTAGTGACTTCATCCCACGAAAGGATGTGCTGCGTGTATATGTGGAAATGAAATTCACAGTGCGTGACTGCAACAGCATTCCTAACATCCCAGGTTCCTGCAAAGAGACCTTCAACCTCTTCTACTACGAGTCTGACTCAGACTCAGCCACAGCCACCAGCCCTTTCTGGATGGAGAACCCTTATGTGAAGGTGGACACTATTGCCCCAGATGAGAGCTTTTCCATGCTTGAATCTGGACGCGTAAACACAAAAGTCCGAAGTTTCGGGCCATTGTCCAAAGCTGGGTTCTACTTGGCATTCCAGGACCTTGGTGCTTGCATGTCACTCATCTCAGTTAGGGTCTTTTACAAGAAGTGCTCCACCACCATCGCCAACTTTGCCGTTTTCCCAGAGACAGCAACTGGGGCTGAGGCAACGTCCTTGGTCATTGCGCCGGGAACTTGTGTCCCCAACGCCCTGGAGGTGTCCGTCCCTCTGAAGCTTTACTGCAATGGAGATGGCGAGTGGATGGTTCCTGTAGGAGCCTGCACCTGCTCGGCTGGTTTTGAACCAGCCATGAAGGATACCCAATGTCAAG CTTGCAGTCCTGGCACTTTCAAGTCCAAACAGGGAGAAGGCCTCTGCCAGCCCTGTCCAGCCAACAGCCGTGCCAGCTCAGGAGCGTCCAGCATTTGCTCCTGTCGAAATGGCTACTACCGCTCAGACACCGATTCTCCCGACTCCCCGTGCACCA CTGTTCCATCTGCACCACGCAATGTCATCTCAAGTGTGAATGAAACCTCGCTTGTGCTGGAATGGAGTGACCCACGTGACCTGGGTGGTCGTGCTGACATCTTCTACAATGTCATCTGTAAGAAGTGCCTGCCTGAGCGGGGAATGTGCTCGCGGTGTGACGACAACGTTGACATCTCGCCGCGCCACCTCGGCCTGACCCAGCGCCGCGTGGCCGTCCGCAACCTACAAGCCCACACGCAGTACAGCTTTGAGATCCAGGCGGTCAACGGTGTTTCCAACAAGAGCCCCTATACACCTCAGTTCTCTACTGTGAACATCACCACGAATCAGGCCG CTCCATCTGCAGTGCCCACAGTTCACCTGATGGCGGCCACAGCGAGCACCATGAGCCTGTCCTGGCTGCCTCCAGAGAAACCCAACGGAATCATTCTGGATTATGAGATTAAGTACCATGAGAAG gatcAGGGTGAGGCCATTGCCCATACCATGACTGCCCAACGGAGCAACGCCCGCATTGAAGGTCTTAAGGCTGGTACGCCTTATGTAGTACAGGTCCGTGCCCGAACAGTGGCAGGTTACGGCCGTTACAGCAGCCCAGCCGACTTCAGCACCAACCTGCAGA CTGACCCTCCAAAGTCATGGCAGGAGCAGTTGCCACTCATCGTCGGATCAGCCACCGCCACCTTGGTCTTCATCATTGCAGTGGTGGTCATTGCTATTGTCTGTCTCAG aaagcagagaaacgGTTCAGAGTCGGAGTACACAGAGAAACTGCAGCAGTACA AATCCCCAATAGTAACGCCGGGAATGAAGGTCTACATTGACCCCTTCACGTACGAGGATCCCAATGAGGCGGTGCGCGAGTTTGCCAAGGAGATCGACGTCTCCTGCGTGAAGATCGAGGAGGTCATCGGCGCAG GAGAGTTTGGGGAGGTGTGTCGCGGTCGTCTCAAGCTGCCTGGACGCCGGGAGATCATAGTAGCCATCAAGACTCTCAAGGTGGGCTACACTGACCGCCAGAGGCGAGACTTCCTATCCGAGGCTTCCATCATGGGCCAGTTCGACCACCCCAACATTATCCGTCTGGAAGGTGTGGTCACCAAGAGTCGGCCAGTGATGATTGTGACCGAGTTCATGGAGAATGGAGCACTGGACTCTTTCTTAAGG CTCAATGACGGGCAGTTCACAGTGATCCAGCTGGTTGGCATGCTGCGTGGTATCGCAGCAGGCATGAAGTACCTGTCAGACATGAACTACGTGCATAGAGACTTGGCTGCCCGTAACATCTTGGTCAACAGTAATCTGGTGTGTAAGGTGTCTGACTTTGGTCTATCGCGTTTCCTGGAGGATGACCCTACAGACCCCACCTACACCAGCTCCCTG GGAGGGAAAATCCCCATTCGCTGGACGGCTCCCGAGGCCATCGCCTACAGGAAGTTCACCTCCGCCAGTGACGTATGGAGCTACGGCATCGTCATGTGGGAAGTGATGTCGTACGGCGAGCGGCCGTACTGGGACATGAGCAATCAAGAT GTGATAAATGCTGTGGAGCAGGACTATCGACTGCCCCCACCCATGGACTGCCCCACAGCACTGCACCAGCTCATGTTGGACTGCTGGGTGAAAGAGAGGAACTTGCGACCCAAATTCACCCAGATTGTGGCCACGCTGGATAAGCTTATCCGCAATGCTGCCAGCCTCAAGGTGGTCACCAACAGCACACAGTCCACTGG GGTATCCCAGCCCTTGCTTGATCGCTGTGTGCCAGACTATACCACTTTCACTACTGTGGGGGACTGGCTGGATGCCATCAAGATGAGCCGCTACCGTGACAACTTCGTCAACGCCGGATTTGCTTCCTTTGACCTGGTGGCCCAGATGACAGCAGA GGACTTGCTGCGGATAGGGGTAACGTTGGCTGGCCATCAGAAGAAGATTCTTGGGAGCATTCAGGACATGAGACTACAGATGAACcaaacacttcctgtccagGTGTGA
- the LOC139330719 gene encoding ephrin type-B receptor 3-like isoform X6, whose translation MTMDYFLLLCSLLLPVVSAVEETLMDTKWATTELAWTAHPETGWEEVSGYDDAMNPIRTYQVCNVRELNQNNWLRSDFIPRKDVLRVYVEMKFTVRDCNSIPNIPGSCKETFNLFYYESDSDSATATSPFWMENPYVKVDTIAPDESFSMLESGRVNTKVRSFGPLSKAGFYLAFQDLGACMSLISVRVFYKKCSTTIANFAVFPETATGAEATSLVIAPGTCVPNALEVSVPLKLYCNGDGEWMVPVGACTCSAGFEPAMKDTQCQACSPGTFKSKQGEGLCQPCPANSRASSGASSICSCRNGYYRSDTDSPDSPCTTVPSAPRNVISSVNETSLVLEWSDPRDLGGRADIFYNVICKKCLPERGMCSRCDDNVDISPRHLGLTQRRVAVRNLQAHTQYSFEIQAVNGVSNKSPYTPQFSTVNITTNQAAPSAVPTVHLMAATASTMSLSWLPPEKPNGIILDYEIKYHEKVSGNDQGEAIAHTMTAQRSNARIEGLKAGTPYVVQVRARTVAGYGRYSSPADFSTNLQTDPPKSWQEQLPLIVGSATATLVFIIAVVVIAIVCLRKQRNGSESEYTEKLQQYITPGMKVYIDPFTYEDPNEAVREFAKEIDVSCVKIEEVIGAGEFGEVCRGRLKLPGRREIIVAIKTLKVGYTDRQRRDFLSEASIMGQFDHPNIIRLEGVVTKSRPVMIVTEFMENGALDSFLRLNDGQFTVIQLVGMLRGIAAGMKYLSDMNYVHRDLAARNILVNSNLVCKVSDFGLSRFLEDDPTDPTYTSSLYFMLTYSFAYPQGGKIPIRWTAPEAIAYRKFTSASDVWSYGIVMWEVMSYGERPYWDMSNQDVINAVEQDYRLPPPMDCPTALHQLMLDCWVKERNLRPKFTQIVATLDKLIRNAASLKVVTNSTQSTGVSQPLLDRCVPDYTTFTTVGDWLDAIKMSRYRDNFVNAGFASFDLVAQMTAEDLLRIGVTLAGHQKKILGSIQDMRLQMNQTLPVQV comes from the exons AGACGCTGATGGACACAAAGTGGGCCACGACAGAATTAGCTTGGACTGCACACCCTGAGACCGGG TGGGAAGAGGTGAGTGGCTACGATGACGCCATGAATCCCATCCGGACATACCAAGTCTGCAATGTACGTGAGCTCAACCAGAACAATTGGCTACGTAGTGACTTCATCCCACGAAAGGATGTGCTGCGTGTATATGTGGAAATGAAATTCACAGTGCGTGACTGCAACAGCATTCCTAACATCCCAGGTTCCTGCAAAGAGACCTTCAACCTCTTCTACTACGAGTCTGACTCAGACTCAGCCACAGCCACCAGCCCTTTCTGGATGGAGAACCCTTATGTGAAGGTGGACACTATTGCCCCAGATGAGAGCTTTTCCATGCTTGAATCTGGACGCGTAAACACAAAAGTCCGAAGTTTCGGGCCATTGTCCAAAGCTGGGTTCTACTTGGCATTCCAGGACCTTGGTGCTTGCATGTCACTCATCTCAGTTAGGGTCTTTTACAAGAAGTGCTCCACCACCATCGCCAACTTTGCCGTTTTCCCAGAGACAGCAACTGGGGCTGAGGCAACGTCCTTGGTCATTGCGCCGGGAACTTGTGTCCCCAACGCCCTGGAGGTGTCCGTCCCTCTGAAGCTTTACTGCAATGGAGATGGCGAGTGGATGGTTCCTGTAGGAGCCTGCACCTGCTCGGCTGGTTTTGAACCAGCCATGAAGGATACCCAATGTCAAG CTTGCAGTCCTGGCACTTTCAAGTCCAAACAGGGAGAAGGCCTCTGCCAGCCCTGTCCAGCCAACAGCCGTGCCAGCTCAGGAGCGTCCAGCATTTGCTCCTGTCGAAATGGCTACTACCGCTCAGACACCGATTCTCCCGACTCCCCGTGCACCA CTGTTCCATCTGCACCACGCAATGTCATCTCAAGTGTGAATGAAACCTCGCTTGTGCTGGAATGGAGTGACCCACGTGACCTGGGTGGTCGTGCTGACATCTTCTACAATGTCATCTGTAAGAAGTGCCTGCCTGAGCGGGGAATGTGCTCGCGGTGTGACGACAACGTTGACATCTCGCCGCGCCACCTCGGCCTGACCCAGCGCCGCGTGGCCGTCCGCAACCTACAAGCCCACACGCAGTACAGCTTTGAGATCCAGGCGGTCAACGGTGTTTCCAACAAGAGCCCCTATACACCTCAGTTCTCTACTGTGAACATCACCACGAATCAGGCCG CTCCATCTGCAGTGCCCACAGTTCACCTGATGGCGGCCACAGCGAGCACCATGAGCCTGTCCTGGCTGCCTCCAGAGAAACCCAACGGAATCATTCTGGATTATGAGATTAAGTACCATGAGAAGGTAAGCGGCAAT gatcAGGGTGAGGCCATTGCCCATACCATGACTGCCCAACGGAGCAACGCCCGCATTGAAGGTCTTAAGGCTGGTACGCCTTATGTAGTACAGGTCCGTGCCCGAACAGTGGCAGGTTACGGCCGTTACAGCAGCCCAGCCGACTTCAGCACCAACCTGCAGA CTGACCCTCCAAAGTCATGGCAGGAGCAGTTGCCACTCATCGTCGGATCAGCCACCGCCACCTTGGTCTTCATCATTGCAGTGGTGGTCATTGCTATTGTCTGTCTCAG aaagcagagaaacgGTTCAGAGTCGGAGTACACAGAGAAACTGCAGCAGTACA TAACGCCGGGAATGAAGGTCTACATTGACCCCTTCACGTACGAGGATCCCAATGAGGCGGTGCGCGAGTTTGCCAAGGAGATCGACGTCTCCTGCGTGAAGATCGAGGAGGTCATCGGCGCAG GAGAGTTTGGGGAGGTGTGTCGCGGTCGTCTCAAGCTGCCTGGACGCCGGGAGATCATAGTAGCCATCAAGACTCTCAAGGTGGGCTACACTGACCGCCAGAGGCGAGACTTCCTATCCGAGGCTTCCATCATGGGCCAGTTCGACCACCCCAACATTATCCGTCTGGAAGGTGTGGTCACCAAGAGTCGGCCAGTGATGATTGTGACCGAGTTCATGGAGAATGGAGCACTGGACTCTTTCTTAAGG CTCAATGACGGGCAGTTCACAGTGATCCAGCTGGTTGGCATGCTGCGTGGTATCGCAGCAGGCATGAAGTACCTGTCAGACATGAACTACGTGCATAGAGACTTGGCTGCCCGTAACATCTTGGTCAACAGTAATCTGGTGTGTAAGGTGTCTGACTTTGGTCTATCGCGTTTCCTGGAGGATGACCCTACAGACCCCACCTACACCAGCTCCCTG TATTTCATGCTCACCTACTCATTCGCATATCCACAGGGAGGGAAAATCCCCATTCGCTGGACGGCTCCCGAGGCCATCGCCTACAGGAAGTTCACCTCCGCCAGTGACGTATGGAGCTACGGCATCGTCATGTGGGAAGTGATGTCGTACGGCGAGCGGCCGTACTGGGACATGAGCAATCAAGAT GTGATAAATGCTGTGGAGCAGGACTATCGACTGCCCCCACCCATGGACTGCCCCACAGCACTGCACCAGCTCATGTTGGACTGCTGGGTGAAAGAGAGGAACTTGCGACCCAAATTCACCCAGATTGTGGCCACGCTGGATAAGCTTATCCGCAATGCTGCCAGCCTCAAGGTGGTCACCAACAGCACACAGTCCACTGG GGTATCCCAGCCCTTGCTTGATCGCTGTGTGCCAGACTATACCACTTTCACTACTGTGGGGGACTGGCTGGATGCCATCAAGATGAGCCGCTACCGTGACAACTTCGTCAACGCCGGATTTGCTTCCTTTGACCTGGTGGCCCAGATGACAGCAGA GGACTTGCTGCGGATAGGGGTAACGTTGGCTGGCCATCAGAAGAAGATTCTTGGGAGCATTCAGGACATGAGACTACAGATGAACcaaacacttcctgtccagGTGTGA
- the LOC139330719 gene encoding ephrin type-B receptor 3-like isoform X9, whose amino-acid sequence MTMDYFLLLCSLLLPVVSAVEETLMDTKWATTELAWTAHPETGWEEVSGYDDAMNPIRTYQVCNVRELNQNNWLRSDFIPRKDVLRVYVEMKFTVRDCNSIPNIPGSCKETFNLFYYESDSDSATATSPFWMENPYVKVDTIAPDESFSMLESGRVNTKVRSFGPLSKAGFYLAFQDLGACMSLISVRVFYKKCSTTIANFAVFPETATGAEATSLVIAPGTCVPNALEVSVPLKLYCNGDGEWMVPVGACTCSAGFEPAMKDTQCQACSPGTFKSKQGEGLCQPCPANSRASSGASSICSCRNGYYRSDTDSPDSPCTTVPSAPRNVISSVNETSLVLEWSDPRDLGGRADIFYNVICKKCLPERGMCSRCDDNVDISPRHLGLTQRRVAVRNLQAHTQYSFEIQAVNGVSNKSPYTPQFSTVNITTNQAAPSAVPTVHLMAATASTMSLSWLPPEKPNGIILDYEIKYHEKVSGNDQGEAIAHTMTAQRSNARIEGLKAGTPYVVQVRARTVAGYGRYSSPADFSTNLQTDPPKSWQEQLPLIVGSATATLVFIIAVVVIAIVCLRKQRNGSESEYTEKLQQYITPGMKVYIDPFTYEDPNEAVREFAKEIDVSCVKIEEVIGAGEFGEVCRGRLKLPGRREIIVAIKTLKVGYTDRQRRDFLSEASIMGQFDHPNIIRLEGVVTKSRPVMIVTEFMENGALDSFLRLNDGQFTVIQLVGMLRGIAAGMKYLSDMNYVHRDLAARNILVNSNLVCKVSDFGLSRFLEDDPTDPTYTSSLGGKIPIRWTAPEAIAYRKFTSASDVWSYGIVMWEVMSYGERPYWDMSNQDVINAVEQDYRLPPPMDCPTALHQLMLDCWVKERNLRPKFTQIVATLDKLIRNAASLKVVTNSTQSTGVSQPLLDRCVPDYTTFTTVGDWLDAIKMSRYRDNFVNAGFASFDLVAQMTAEDLLRIGVTLAGHQKKILGSIQDMRLQMNQTLPVQV is encoded by the exons AGACGCTGATGGACACAAAGTGGGCCACGACAGAATTAGCTTGGACTGCACACCCTGAGACCGGG TGGGAAGAGGTGAGTGGCTACGATGACGCCATGAATCCCATCCGGACATACCAAGTCTGCAATGTACGTGAGCTCAACCAGAACAATTGGCTACGTAGTGACTTCATCCCACGAAAGGATGTGCTGCGTGTATATGTGGAAATGAAATTCACAGTGCGTGACTGCAACAGCATTCCTAACATCCCAGGTTCCTGCAAAGAGACCTTCAACCTCTTCTACTACGAGTCTGACTCAGACTCAGCCACAGCCACCAGCCCTTTCTGGATGGAGAACCCTTATGTGAAGGTGGACACTATTGCCCCAGATGAGAGCTTTTCCATGCTTGAATCTGGACGCGTAAACACAAAAGTCCGAAGTTTCGGGCCATTGTCCAAAGCTGGGTTCTACTTGGCATTCCAGGACCTTGGTGCTTGCATGTCACTCATCTCAGTTAGGGTCTTTTACAAGAAGTGCTCCACCACCATCGCCAACTTTGCCGTTTTCCCAGAGACAGCAACTGGGGCTGAGGCAACGTCCTTGGTCATTGCGCCGGGAACTTGTGTCCCCAACGCCCTGGAGGTGTCCGTCCCTCTGAAGCTTTACTGCAATGGAGATGGCGAGTGGATGGTTCCTGTAGGAGCCTGCACCTGCTCGGCTGGTTTTGAACCAGCCATGAAGGATACCCAATGTCAAG CTTGCAGTCCTGGCACTTTCAAGTCCAAACAGGGAGAAGGCCTCTGCCAGCCCTGTCCAGCCAACAGCCGTGCCAGCTCAGGAGCGTCCAGCATTTGCTCCTGTCGAAATGGCTACTACCGCTCAGACACCGATTCTCCCGACTCCCCGTGCACCA CTGTTCCATCTGCACCACGCAATGTCATCTCAAGTGTGAATGAAACCTCGCTTGTGCTGGAATGGAGTGACCCACGTGACCTGGGTGGTCGTGCTGACATCTTCTACAATGTCATCTGTAAGAAGTGCCTGCCTGAGCGGGGAATGTGCTCGCGGTGTGACGACAACGTTGACATCTCGCCGCGCCACCTCGGCCTGACCCAGCGCCGCGTGGCCGTCCGCAACCTACAAGCCCACACGCAGTACAGCTTTGAGATCCAGGCGGTCAACGGTGTTTCCAACAAGAGCCCCTATACACCTCAGTTCTCTACTGTGAACATCACCACGAATCAGGCCG CTCCATCTGCAGTGCCCACAGTTCACCTGATGGCGGCCACAGCGAGCACCATGAGCCTGTCCTGGCTGCCTCCAGAGAAACCCAACGGAATCATTCTGGATTATGAGATTAAGTACCATGAGAAGGTAAGCGGCAAT gatcAGGGTGAGGCCATTGCCCATACCATGACTGCCCAACGGAGCAACGCCCGCATTGAAGGTCTTAAGGCTGGTACGCCTTATGTAGTACAGGTCCGTGCCCGAACAGTGGCAGGTTACGGCCGTTACAGCAGCCCAGCCGACTTCAGCACCAACCTGCAGA CTGACCCTCCAAAGTCATGGCAGGAGCAGTTGCCACTCATCGTCGGATCAGCCACCGCCACCTTGGTCTTCATCATTGCAGTGGTGGTCATTGCTATTGTCTGTCTCAG aaagcagagaaacgGTTCAGAGTCGGAGTACACAGAGAAACTGCAGCAGTACA TAACGCCGGGAATGAAGGTCTACATTGACCCCTTCACGTACGAGGATCCCAATGAGGCGGTGCGCGAGTTTGCCAAGGAGATCGACGTCTCCTGCGTGAAGATCGAGGAGGTCATCGGCGCAG GAGAGTTTGGGGAGGTGTGTCGCGGTCGTCTCAAGCTGCCTGGACGCCGGGAGATCATAGTAGCCATCAAGACTCTCAAGGTGGGCTACACTGACCGCCAGAGGCGAGACTTCCTATCCGAGGCTTCCATCATGGGCCAGTTCGACCACCCCAACATTATCCGTCTGGAAGGTGTGGTCACCAAGAGTCGGCCAGTGATGATTGTGACCGAGTTCATGGAGAATGGAGCACTGGACTCTTTCTTAAGG CTCAATGACGGGCAGTTCACAGTGATCCAGCTGGTTGGCATGCTGCGTGGTATCGCAGCAGGCATGAAGTACCTGTCAGACATGAACTACGTGCATAGAGACTTGGCTGCCCGTAACATCTTGGTCAACAGTAATCTGGTGTGTAAGGTGTCTGACTTTGGTCTATCGCGTTTCCTGGAGGATGACCCTACAGACCCCACCTACACCAGCTCCCTG GGAGGGAAAATCCCCATTCGCTGGACGGCTCCCGAGGCCATCGCCTACAGGAAGTTCACCTCCGCCAGTGACGTATGGAGCTACGGCATCGTCATGTGGGAAGTGATGTCGTACGGCGAGCGGCCGTACTGGGACATGAGCAATCAAGAT GTGATAAATGCTGTGGAGCAGGACTATCGACTGCCCCCACCCATGGACTGCCCCACAGCACTGCACCAGCTCATGTTGGACTGCTGGGTGAAAGAGAGGAACTTGCGACCCAAATTCACCCAGATTGTGGCCACGCTGGATAAGCTTATCCGCAATGCTGCCAGCCTCAAGGTGGTCACCAACAGCACACAGTCCACTGG GGTATCCCAGCCCTTGCTTGATCGCTGTGTGCCAGACTATACCACTTTCACTACTGTGGGGGACTGGCTGGATGCCATCAAGATGAGCCGCTACCGTGACAACTTCGTCAACGCCGGATTTGCTTCCTTTGACCTGGTGGCCCAGATGACAGCAGA GGACTTGCTGCGGATAGGGGTAACGTTGGCTGGCCATCAGAAGAAGATTCTTGGGAGCATTCAGGACATGAGACTACAGATGAACcaaacacttcctgtccagGTGTGA